The Burkholderia cepacia genome includes a region encoding these proteins:
- the lpxB gene encoding lipid-A-disaccharide synthase encodes MPLPTTQLRLAMAAGEPSGDLLAASLLGGLRERLPESAQYYGIGGQRMIAQGFDSHWQMDKLTVRGYVEALGQIPEILRIRGELKRQLLAERPDAFIGIDAPDFNFNVEQAARDAGIPSIHFVCPSIWAWRGGRIKKIAKSVDHMLCLFPFEPAILDKAGVASTYVGHPLADEIPLEPDMHGARIALGLPADGPVIAVLPGSRRSEIALIGPTFFAAMALMQQREPGVRFVMPAATPALRALLQPLVDAHPQLALTLTDGRSQVAMTAADAILVKSGTVTLEAALLKKPMVISYKVPWLTGQIMRRQGYLPYVGLPNILAGRFVVPELLQHFATPEALADATLTQLRDDANRRTLTEVFTEMHLSLRQNTAAKAAEAVVRVLEQRKGRA; translated from the coding sequence ATGCCGCTTCCGACCACTCAGCTCCGGCTCGCGATGGCGGCCGGCGAACCGTCGGGCGACCTGCTCGCGGCGTCGCTGCTAGGCGGGCTGCGCGAGCGGCTGCCCGAATCGGCCCAGTATTACGGGATCGGAGGGCAGCGGATGATCGCGCAGGGCTTCGACTCGCACTGGCAGATGGACAAGCTGACCGTGCGCGGCTACGTCGAGGCGCTCGGCCAGATTCCCGAGATCCTGCGGATTCGTGGCGAGCTGAAGCGCCAGTTGCTCGCCGAGCGGCCGGACGCGTTCATCGGCATCGACGCGCCCGACTTCAACTTCAATGTCGAACAGGCCGCGCGCGACGCGGGGATCCCGTCGATCCACTTCGTGTGCCCGTCGATCTGGGCATGGCGCGGCGGCCGGATCAAGAAGATCGCGAAGTCCGTCGATCACATGCTGTGCCTGTTCCCGTTCGAACCGGCGATTCTCGACAAGGCAGGCGTCGCGTCGACCTACGTCGGCCATCCGCTGGCCGACGAGATCCCGCTCGAACCCGACATGCACGGCGCGCGCATCGCGCTCGGATTGCCGGCCGACGGCCCGGTGATCGCGGTGCTGCCGGGCAGCCGGCGTTCGGAAATCGCGCTGATCGGCCCGACGTTCTTTGCGGCGATGGCGCTGATGCAGCAGCGCGAGCCTGGCGTGCGGTTCGTGATGCCGGCGGCGACGCCCGCGCTGCGCGCGCTGCTGCAGCCGCTTGTCGACGCGCATCCGCAGCTTGCGCTGACGCTCACCGACGGCCGCTCGCAGGTCGCGATGACGGCCGCCGACGCGATCCTCGTGAAGAGCGGCACGGTCACGCTGGAAGCCGCGCTGCTGAAGAAGCCGATGGTGATCTCGTACAAGGTGCCCTGGCTGACCGGGCAGATCATGCGCCGGCAGGGGTACCTGCCGTACGTCGGCTTGCCGAACATCCTGGCGGGGCGTTTCGTCGTGCCCGAGCTGCTGCAGCATTTCGCGACGCCCGAGGCGCTTGCCGATGCGACGCTCACGCAGCTGCGCGACGACGCGAACCGCCGCACACTGACCGAAGTATTCACCGAAATGCATCTTTCGCTGCGGCAGAACACGGCCGCGAAGGCGGCCGAAGCGGTCGTGCGCGTGCTCGAACAACGCAAGGGGCGCGCATGA
- the ppsR gene encoding pyruvate, water dikinase regulatory protein: MLPTVFIVSDGTGITAETFAHSILSQFDQKFRLVRVPFVDSLDKAYATVEKINEAAVHDGRRAIVFTTLVDSESNDIVKRSNALVLDMFQRFVEPLEQELELKSSHAMGRGHQNADTEEYKTRIEAINFSLAHDDGQSNRNLSEADVILVGVSRSGKTPTSLYLAMQYGVKAANYPLIPEDFERGKLPSALASHREKLFGLSIDPQRLSEIRNERRPGSKYAAPENCRYEINEAEAMMRREGIKWLSSTHKSIEEIATTILQEVRLDRQSY; encoded by the coding sequence ATGCTGCCTACCGTATTCATCGTCTCCGACGGCACCGGGATCACTGCCGAAACCTTCGCGCACTCGATCCTCTCCCAGTTCGACCAGAAATTCCGTCTTGTGCGCGTGCCGTTCGTCGACTCGCTCGACAAGGCCTATGCGACCGTCGAGAAGATCAACGAGGCCGCCGTGCACGACGGCCGCCGCGCAATCGTGTTCACGACGCTCGTCGACAGCGAGTCGAACGACATCGTCAAACGCTCGAACGCACTCGTGCTCGACATGTTCCAGCGCTTCGTCGAACCGCTCGAACAGGAACTGGAGCTCAAGTCGAGCCACGCGATGGGCCGCGGCCACCAGAACGCGGACACCGAGGAATACAAGACCCGGATCGAGGCGATCAACTTCTCGCTCGCGCACGACGACGGCCAGTCGAACCGCAACCTGTCGGAGGCCGACGTGATCCTCGTCGGCGTGTCGCGCAGCGGCAAGACGCCGACGAGCCTGTATCTCGCGATGCAGTACGGCGTGAAGGCCGCGAACTATCCGCTGATTCCGGAAGACTTCGAACGCGGCAAGCTGCCGTCGGCGCTCGCCTCGCACCGCGAGAAGCTGTTCGGGCTGTCGATCGACCCGCAGCGCCTGTCGGAGATCCGCAACGAGCGGCGCCCGGGCAGCAAGTACGCGGCACCCGAGAACTGCCGTTACGAGATCAACGAGGCGGAAGCGATGATGCGCCGCGAGGGGATCAAGTGGCTGTCGTCGACGCACAAGTCGATCGAGGAAATCGCGACGACGATCCTGCAGGAAGTCCGCCTCGACCGGCAGTCGTACTGA
- the lpxA gene encoding acyl-ACP--UDP-N-acetylglucosamine O-acyltransferase: protein MTRIHPTAIVEPGAQIDESVEIGPYAIVGPHVTIGARTTIGSHSVIEGHTTLGEDNRIGHYASVGGRPQDMKYKDEPTKLVIGSRNTIREFTTIHTGTVQDGGVTTLGDDNWIMAYVHIGHDCTVGSHVILSSNAQMAGHVEIGDWAIVGGMSGVHQFVRIGAHSMLGGASALVQDIPPFVIAAGNKAEPHGINVEGLRRRGFSPDAISALRSAYRLLYKSGLSFEEAKVQLRELAEAGGDGDAAVKAFVEFIDASQRGIIR, encoded by the coding sequence ATGACCAGGATTCATCCCACCGCGATTGTCGAACCGGGCGCGCAGATCGACGAATCGGTCGAGATCGGCCCGTACGCGATCGTCGGCCCGCACGTCACGATCGGCGCGCGCACGACGATCGGCTCGCACAGCGTGATCGAAGGCCATACGACGCTCGGCGAGGACAACCGCATCGGCCATTACGCGTCGGTCGGCGGTCGTCCGCAGGACATGAAGTACAAGGACGAGCCGACGAAGCTCGTGATCGGCAGCCGCAACACGATCCGCGAATTCACGACGATCCACACGGGCACCGTGCAGGACGGCGGCGTGACGACGCTCGGCGACGACAACTGGATCATGGCCTATGTGCACATCGGTCACGACTGCACCGTCGGCAGCCACGTGATCCTGTCGAGCAACGCGCAGATGGCCGGCCACGTCGAGATTGGCGACTGGGCGATCGTCGGCGGGATGTCGGGCGTCCACCAGTTCGTGCGCATCGGCGCGCACTCGATGCTGGGCGGCGCATCGGCGCTCGTGCAGGACATTCCGCCGTTCGTGATCGCGGCGGGCAACAAGGCCGAGCCGCACGGCATCAACGTCGAGGGGCTGCGCCGGCGCGGCTTTTCGCCCGACGCGATCTCCGCACTGCGTAGCGCGTACCGCCTGCTGTACAAGAGCGGCCTGTCGTTCGAGGAAGCGAAGGTGCAGCTGCGCGAGCTCGCGGAAGCGGGCGGCGACGGCGACGCGGCGGTCAAGGCGTTCGTCGAGTTCATCGACGCGTCGCAACGCGGCATCATCCGCTAA
- a CDS encoding TrmH family RNA methyltransferase, producing MKSITSRDNPLYKRLKALAGSTPHQRRSGQALLEGFHLASAYLDTGATPELCVATEGALGHAEAQAIVARIDAQRIVTLPDALFGQLSNVVNGVGFLLLVDRPAHPLPARVTHTSVVLDGVQDAGNVGSILRSAAAAGVRHVFCAPGTAYAWSSKVLRSGMGAHFLLSIHEDVEAGELAERLDVPVALTDSHGAQAIYDCDLAGPVVWVFGNEGAGVSAFWRDAATHRVTIPQPGGMESLNVAAAAAVCLFEQVRQQRRA from the coding sequence ATGAAAAGCATCACTTCCCGCGACAACCCGCTGTACAAGCGCCTGAAGGCGCTCGCGGGTTCGACGCCCCATCAGCGCCGCAGCGGCCAGGCGCTGCTCGAAGGATTCCATCTCGCGAGCGCGTACCTCGATACGGGCGCGACGCCCGAGCTGTGCGTGGCGACCGAAGGCGCACTCGGCCACGCGGAGGCGCAGGCGATCGTCGCGCGCATCGATGCGCAACGGATCGTCACGCTGCCCGACGCGCTGTTCGGGCAGTTGTCGAACGTCGTCAACGGCGTCGGCTTCCTGCTGCTCGTCGACCGGCCGGCGCACCCGCTGCCCGCGCGCGTCACGCATACGTCGGTCGTGCTCGACGGCGTGCAGGACGCCGGCAACGTCGGCTCGATCCTGCGCAGCGCGGCGGCCGCAGGCGTGCGCCACGTGTTCTGTGCGCCGGGGACCGCGTACGCATGGTCGTCGAAGGTGCTGCGTTCGGGCATGGGCGCGCATTTCCTGCTGTCGATCCACGAGGACGTCGAAGCCGGTGAACTCGCCGAACGCCTCGATGTACCGGTTGCGCTGACCGACTCGCACGGCGCGCAGGCGATCTACGATTGCGACCTGGCCGGGCCGGTCGTCTGGGTGTTCGGCAACGAGGGCGCCGGCGTATCGGCGTTCTGGCGTGATGCGGCGACGCATCGCGTGACGATTCCGCAGCCGGGCGGGATGGAGTCGCTGAACGTCGCAGCCGCGGCGGCGGTGTGCCTGTTCGAGCAGGTGCGTCAGCAGCGCCGCGCGTGA
- the fabZ gene encoding 3-hydroxyacyl-ACP dehydratase FabZ — MSTEKINLDIHKILTLLPHRYPILLVDRVLELEPHKGIKALKNVSINEPFFQGHFPKRPVMPGVLILEALAQAAALLTFSEEQPKDPENTLYYFVGIDGARFKRPVEPGDQLILNVTFERYIRGIWKFKAVAEVDGKVAAEAELMCTVKTTDVAP, encoded by the coding sequence ATGAGCACTGAAAAAATCAATCTCGACATCCACAAGATCCTCACGCTGCTGCCGCATCGCTACCCGATTCTGCTCGTCGATCGCGTGCTCGAACTCGAACCGCACAAGGGAATCAAAGCGCTGAAGAACGTGTCGATCAACGAGCCGTTCTTCCAGGGGCATTTCCCGAAGCGGCCGGTGATGCCGGGCGTGCTGATCCTCGAGGCGCTCGCGCAGGCCGCGGCGCTGCTGACCTTCTCGGAAGAGCAGCCGAAGGATCCGGAGAACACGCTGTACTACTTCGTCGGGATCGACGGCGCGCGCTTCAAGCGTCCGGTCGAACCGGGCGACCAACTGATTCTGAACGTGACGTTCGAACGCTACATCCGCGGCATCTGGAAGTTCAAGGCGGTGGCGGAAGTGGACGGCAAGGTGGCGGCGGAAGCCGAACTGATGTGCACGGTCAAGACGACCGACGTGGCGCCCTGA
- the lpxD gene encoding UDP-3-O-(3-hydroxymyristoyl)glucosamine N-acyltransferase: protein MALTLEELVKRFGGEIAGDAQCKVSGLAPLDQAGPQQLAFLANPKYLSQVESTRAGAVLIAPKDLEKLGAAATGRNFIVTPNPYAYFARVAQMFIDLATPQRAAGVHPSATIDPAAQVAASAVIGPHVTVEAGAVIEDGVQLDANVFIGRGTTIGAGSHIYPNASVYHGCKVGPRAIIHAGAVIGSDGFGFAPDFVGDGDARTGSWVKIPQVGGVSIGPDVEIGANTTIDRGAMADTVIDECVKIDNQVQIAHNCRIGAYTVIAGKAGIAGSTTIGRHCMIGGAAGIAGHVTLGDYVIITANSGVSKSLPKAGIYTSAFPAVDHGEWNKSAALVRNLDKLRERIKALETALAAQGGGADA from the coding sequence ATGGCATTGACGCTTGAGGAACTCGTAAAGCGGTTCGGCGGCGAGATCGCCGGCGACGCACAGTGCAAGGTGAGCGGGCTCGCACCGCTCGACCAGGCAGGCCCGCAGCAACTCGCGTTCCTCGCGAATCCGAAGTACCTGTCGCAGGTCGAGTCGACCCGCGCCGGCGCGGTGCTGATCGCGCCGAAGGATCTGGAAAAGCTGGGCGCGGCCGCGACGGGGCGCAATTTCATTGTCACGCCGAATCCGTACGCGTACTTCGCGCGCGTCGCGCAGATGTTCATCGATCTGGCCACGCCGCAGCGTGCCGCCGGCGTGCATCCGAGCGCGACGATCGATCCGGCTGCGCAGGTCGCCGCGAGCGCGGTGATCGGCCCGCACGTGACGGTCGAGGCCGGCGCGGTGATCGAAGACGGCGTGCAGCTCGACGCGAACGTCTTCATCGGCCGCGGCACGACGATCGGGGCGGGCTCGCACATCTATCCGAACGCGTCGGTGTACCACGGCTGCAAGGTCGGCCCGCGCGCGATCATCCATGCGGGCGCCGTGATCGGCTCCGACGGTTTCGGCTTCGCGCCGGATTTCGTCGGCGACGGCGACGCGCGCACCGGCAGCTGGGTCAAGATCCCGCAGGTCGGCGGCGTATCGATCGGCCCGGACGTCGAGATCGGCGCGAACACGACGATCGACCGCGGCGCGATGGCGGACACCGTCATCGACGAATGCGTGAAGATCGACAACCAGGTGCAGATCGCCCACAACTGCCGGATCGGCGCCTATACGGTGATCGCCGGCAAGGCGGGCATCGCGGGCAGCACGACGATCGGCCGCCACTGCATGATCGGCGGCGCGGCCGGGATCGCCGGCCACGTGACGCTCGGCGACTATGTCATCATCACCGCGAATTCGGGTGTATCGAAGTCGCTGCCGAAGGCCGGCATCTATACCAGCGCGTTCCCGGCCGTCGACCACGGCGAATGGAACAAGAGCGCCGCGCTCGTGCGCAACCTCGACAAGCTGCGCGAGCGCATCAAGGCGCTCGAGACCGCATTGGCCGCCCAGGGCGGCGGCGCGGACGCGTAA
- the rnhB gene encoding ribonuclease HII: MTAVRAPRRRASSDVQDGFDFSRPDEIVCGVDEAGRGPLAGPVVAAAVILDPAQPIDGLDDSKALSAKKRDALYDLIVARSRAYCVASASVDEIDTLNILHATMLAMKRAVEGLSVLPTLAQIDGNRCPTLMVRAEAIVSGDALVPSISAASILAKVTRDRMLVDLHERFPVYGFNVHAGYGTAKHLAALREHGPCEAHRRSFAPVRAALDLIR, translated from the coding sequence ATGACCGCAGTACGTGCACCACGCCGCCGCGCGTCGAGCGACGTGCAGGACGGTTTCGATTTCAGCCGGCCCGACGAGATCGTCTGCGGTGTCGACGAAGCGGGCCGCGGCCCGCTCGCGGGGCCGGTGGTGGCCGCCGCGGTGATCCTCGATCCGGCGCAGCCGATCGACGGGCTCGACGATTCGAAGGCGCTGTCCGCGAAGAAGCGCGACGCGCTGTACGACCTGATCGTCGCACGTTCGCGCGCCTATTGCGTCGCGTCGGCGAGCGTCGACGAAATCGACACGCTGAACATCCTCCACGCGACGATGCTCGCGATGAAGCGGGCGGTCGAGGGCCTGTCGGTGCTGCCGACGCTCGCGCAGATCGACGGCAACCGCTGCCCGACGCTGATGGTTCGGGCCGAGGCGATCGTCAGCGGCGATGCGCTCGTGCCGAGCATCTCGGCCGCGTCGATTCTCGCGAAGGTCACGCGCGATCGCATGCTCGTCGACCTGCACGAGCGTTTCCCGGTGTACGGCTTCAACGTGCATGCGGGCTACGGCACCGCGAAACACCTTGCCGCACTGCGCGAGCACGGCCCGTGCGAAGCGCACCGGCGCTCGTTCGCGCCGGTTCGTGCGGCACTCGACCTGATTCGATGA